The following nucleotide sequence is from Calidithermus timidus DSM 17022.
CGTCTCCCACGCCACCGACGGCTTCAACCTGATGGACCGGGGCTGGCCCAACACCGGCGTGCGGGTGCTGGAGCCGGGCGAAAGCCTCTCGGGCGAAGTGCGGATCAAGGTCAGGGCGGAGGGATGGTAGGGGTGGGGCAGGGGGGTTGTCGATGCTCAGCCACCAGCCTTCAGCAAAAAGCCTATGGTCCATTCCCCGCCGGCGGGAGGGAGGATCTCCTAGGAGAAGGGCGTAGAACGTCCCACCCCGCCCGGCCATCAGCGATCGCACAGGAGTTCCATGAAACCCGTTAGCATCGGCATCGATCTGGGAACCAGCGGCCTCAAGGCCCTGGCCCTCACCCCCGAAGGCCACAGCGTGGCCGAGGCCAGTGCGTCCTATCCCTTGCTCACCCCCCGGCCCGGCTGGACCGAGCAGAATCCCTCGGATTGGCTCGAGGCCGCCCGACGGGCCCTCGGCGAGCTGGCCGAGAAGCTCGAGGCCGCAGGCCATACCCCCGTCGCCCTGGGGCTCTGTGGGCAGATGCATGGGGCGGTCTTCCTCGACGCTTGGGGCGAGGTTGTGCGGCCTGCCCCGCTGTGGAACGACCAGCGCACCGCCGAAGCCTGCGCCGAGATCGAGGCGGCGATTCCGCGCTCCGAGCTCATCCGTCGCACCGGCAACCCGGCGGTGACGGGGTTTCAGCTCCCCAAGCTGCTTTGGCTGCGCCGGGCCGAGGGCGAGAACTTCGCCCGCACCCGGCGGGTGCTGCTGCCCAAGGACTACCTAGCCTTTGCCCTCACCGGCAACGCCACCACCGAGCCCTCCGACGCCTCAGGCACTGGGGGGCTGAACCTGGCCGCGCAGGACTGGGACAGCGAGCTGCTGGCAGCTTTGGGCCTAGGGACCGACCTCTTTCCCGAGTTGATCCCCTCGCACGGCGTGGTGGGCGGCCTCCGGGCCGATTGGGCGTGGGCCACGGGCCTGCCTGAGGGCTTGCCGGTGGTCGCCGGGGCAGGTGACAACGCCGCCGCTGCCATTGGGCTGGGGCTCTCCAGCGCCCGTCCGGGCGTGGGCAGCGTTTCGTTGGGAACGTCGGGCGTGATCTTCTTGCCCTTGGAGCGCCCCACCCCCGACCCCCAGGGGCGCATCCACCTCTTCTGCCACGCCGACGGCGGTTACCATCTGCTGGGGGTGACCTTGGCTGCCGCCGGGAGTCTGCTGTGGTACCGCGATCGGCTGACCCCCGGCGTGGCCTTCGACGCGCTGATGCAAGAAGCCGCCGCCGTGGCTCCCGGAAGCGAAGGGCTGCTGTTCATGCCCTACCTGGCCGGGGAGCGCAGCCCTCACCTCGACCCGGACTTGCGCGGGGCCTGGCTGGGCCTGAGCCTGGCCCATACCCGAGGGCACCTCACCCGCGCCCTGCTCGAGGGCGTGGCCTTTAGCCTCAAGGACGTGCTCGAGGTCATGAGGCCCCTGGCCACCATACGCCAGCTGCTGGCCATCGGCGGCGGGGCCCGTTCCGAGCTGTGGCTCTCCATCCTCTCGGCGGTGCTGGGGGCTCCCCTGGCCCGTACCCCCATCGAGGAGGGCCCGGCTCGGGGAGCGGCCCTGCTCGGCTTGGTGGGGGCCGGGGTCTACCAGAGCGTCGCGGAGATGCTGGAGGCCACCGCGCCCGAGGCCCAGGCCATTCCTGCCCACTCCGAGCCTGTCTACGCCGCAGCCTACGAGCGCTTCAAGGCGGCTTTCAGAGCGGTGGGGAGCCTGGCTCGAGGGGCGTGAGGGGTTTTATATGGGCAGTTGGATCAGGCCCCACATGCGCCCGGTGATCCCCCGCTCGCGGCGGTGGGAGAAAAAGCGGGGGTCGTGGAGGGTGTCGGCTCCCATCGCCCAGAAGTGCTCGCTTCGGATGCCCAGGCCCAGGGCTTGCTGCCGCAGGGCCGAGGCCAGGTCGAGGCAGAAGCGGCCTGGGGCGCTGGGGTCGGGGCGGAAGGTCTCGAGACCCGCCTGAGCGAAAGCTTCGGCCACCTCCGGCCCCACCTGAAACCCCGGCCCAGCCCCCGGCCCTAAAGCTATCCGGATGTCCCCTGCCCGGCTGCCATAGCGCTCTCGCAAAAGCCCCAACGCTGCCGGAAGAATGCCCGCTATGGTTCCCCGCCAGCCCGCGTGCAGCGCCCCCACCACCTGCCGCACGGGGTCATAGAGCAGCACCGGGTAGCAATCGGCCACCCCCACCCGCAGCAAGAGCCCCGGCGTATCCGTCAGCAGCCCATCCCCCTGCCACACCCCCGGCCCCTCGACCGCGTGCACCACGTTGCCGTGAACCTGATCCAGCGCGGCGACGGGCGGGTTGCCGAAGCGCTCGAGCACCCGGCGCTGGTTCTCCCGCACGTGCTCGGGGTGGTCGCCGGTGGAAGGGGAGAGATTAAGGCTGGCATAAGGCCCCTGCGAGACCCCACCCTCGCGGGTGGTGAAGCCGTGGGGAACCTCGAGCAGGGGAGAAGAGAGCAGCACGAAGACTATCCTAAAGCCCTGCTGGCGTTTTCCCTATGGCTTTGCACCGGCTCGAGGCGGCCTGCCGCGTAAAATACGCCCGTGACCTCGGCCCTGCTCATCGTGTTCGCCTTCGTGCTGGGAGCGGTGATCGGCTCCTTTCTCAACGTGGTGATCTACCGCCTTCCCGCGCGCAAGTCGGTGGTGTTTCCGCCCTCGAGCTGCCCCTCCTGTGGAACTCGCCTGGGGCCTGCCGAACTCGTGCCCATCCTCTCTTGGCTGCTCCAGCGCGGGCGTTGTAGGCACTGCGGGGCGCGGATTTCGGCCCGTTACCCAGCGGTCGAAGCCCTCACCGGGCTGCTCTTCGCGGCAGCGGCCTGGCTGCGCCCAGGGCTTCCCGAGTTGGTTTTGATCTGGGCCTTCATCGCCCTTTTGGTGGTGCTCTCCTTCATCGACATCGATACCTATACCGTGCCGGACGGCATCAACTTCGGCGGACTCTTCCTGGGCCTACTGGCCGCAGCCCTGCTGGCCTTCCCCCAGCCCTTCGACCAAGCCCTCGACGCGGCCCTGATCTGTGCGGGCATCATCGCCCTCATCGGCGGCTACGGTTCGCTGATCGTGCGGCGTTTGCGCGATGGTAAGCGGGAATACCCCGTGGGCCTACACACCCTGCACCTCGCGGCGATGGTGGGGGCCTGGTTTGGCCCGGCGGCGGGGCTGGTGGCGGGCTTTCTCAACTGGGCGCTCAACGCCCGCACCGGGCGGGTGTGGGCCCTGCCCGACGGCCTCACCCTGGGACTGGCCGCGTTGGGTCCCATCGTGGCCTACCTGGTCCCAGACTGGCCCTTCGAAAGCCTGCGCGGGCTTTTGATCGCGGCGGGGGGGTTGGCCCTTAGCGGCGGCCTGTACTGGGCCTTCCAACCCGAGCCCGAGGAGGACGAGGGTGAGGTGGTGGTGATGGGCTTCGGTGACGTGAAGCTGGCCGGGCTCTTGGGGGCCTGGGTGGGCGTGGGCCCCTTCCTGGTAGGCCTGATGGTGGCGGTGGTGGCGGGCGCGCTGGTCGGGCTGGCGCTGCGCGAGCGCAAGGTGCCCTTCGTGCCCTACCTGGCCCTGGGCGGGCTGGTGGCTTTCTTCTTCGGGCAAGACCTGATCAACTGGTACCTGGGCTACTTGGGCGTGGGGCCGTAGCCTCGAGCCCTCCGAGACTTACGCTCCAATCGCCTGAGACCTGAGGGCTTTAGGCTTTAGGGCATGGACCTCTACGCCCTCTTCCTCCGCCGCGCCAGCGTGCGCACGTTCAAGCCCGAGCCCCTGCGGGAGGGGGACCTCGACAAGCTCCTCCTGGCCGCCCAGCGAGCGCCCACCGATGCCACCGCGCAGATGTACAGCCTGCTGCGCGTGACCGACCCCGCCCTGCGCTCCGAGCTGGCCCGGCTTTCCGACAACCCCCACATCCAGGTGGCCGCCGAGTTCTTCTTGGTCCTGGCCGATGTGCATCGGCTGCGCCGTCTGGTTGAGCACCGGGGCGGAGCCTGGGGCTACTGGCCCCGCACGGCGGCCCACTTTGCCATCGTCGACGCGGTGCTGGCCGGTAGTGCGCTGGCGATGATGGCCGAGAGCCTGGGCTACGGAATCTGCTGGATCGGGGGGGTTCTGGAGTGCATCGAGCAGATCGGCGAGCTGTGCGCCCTGCCCGAGGGGGTGTTTCCGGTAGCCGGGCTGTGTGTGGGTGTGCCCGAGGAGATTCCCGCACCCCGGCCCCGCCTCAGTCGCACCCTGGTCGTTCACGAGAACCGCTACCGCGAGCCCGAGCCAGCCGAACTGGAGCAGGCCTACGAGGACATGCGTCCCATCACGCGTAGCGGCGACTGGTATAAGGTGTTGGGGCGCTACTTCACCCAGGGCGGCATCATGGAACAGCGCGAGCCGGCTTACCAGCGCTTCGCAGCCCGTGGGGGCTTCGACCCCGACCTGCCCCCAGGCTCGGAGGCCCCTTCCCTGGGAGGGCTGATCGAGCAGGCCCTCGAGCGGGGTTGGCGCGCGGTGCTGTTTCGGGAGGGGGTCTGCTGGCTCGAGCGCGAGGTAGAGGCCAGCCGGGGGCAGGGCCGGCCCGGTGCAGCGCTGAGTGAAGCCCTGGCTTCGGCGGGAAAACCATTCTGGCCACCCTTGTCCAAGGGTACCTAGGGGGGCTATGCTTGATGCAACAGGAATGAATTGGCTCGAGTCCCCTCAACAAAGGGCCTACCGCACGTACTGGCTCATCGCGGTGGTGGGGATGGTGCCGGCGTTGTTCATACACCCATTCTTCGGACGCTGGCCCGATTTCCTGCTCGACGGGGCCTACCTCGCCGCGACCGCGCTGGGCTGGTGGCTGGCCCGCCGCCTCGCGCCCAGGCCCGCCATCACCCTGCACCTGGTGCTGGGCTTCCTATTGGTGACGTGGTACATCGCCCAGCCCGAGAGCTTGCCCAGCCGCTTCGACTTCCGCGAGGAGGCCTACGTGGCCTTGGTAGCCCCTACCCTGCTGGGGCTGTCGGCGGTGTGGGGTGTGTGGGGCTTCGCCCTGGCGTTGTTGATGGGCTTCTCACGCCTGCAGAACTCCACCCTGCCCGAGCAGCTCAGCGCAGGCTACGTGCTGGCTTTCGTGGCCCTGGTGGGGCTGGTAATCCACTACGGCCTGCGCCGCCTGGAGGAGGCCCACGAGAATTTGGCCAACGCGGCTTTGCAGGACCCCCTGACCCACCTGGGCAACCGGCGGGTGCTCGAGGCCGACTTCGTGCGCCTGCAAGCCCTGGCCAAGCGGGCCGGGGTGCCGCTGCTGCTGACGCTGTGGGACCTCGATGACCTCAAGGGTGTCAACGACGGCCAGGGCCATGTGGCCGGGGATGCCTACATTCGCGACTTCGCCCAGGCCCTTCGGCTCAACGTGCGCGAGGGTGACGGGCTCTATCGGCTGGGTGGCGACGAGTTCTGCGGCCTGCACTTAGGCCTCTTTGAGGGTAGCTCGGTGAGCCTGCGGGTGCGGGCGGTGTTCCCCAACGTCTCGGTGGGCTGGAGCGAGGCGCTGGGCACCCTCGAGGAGACCCTGGCTCAGGCCGACCGACACCTCTACGCCGAGAAGGCCAGCAAGCGACCGATCAAGCTGCCCAAGTTACCCTCGTAACGGAGGCGGAGGGTGTTCTTCGAACGTTCACAATCCTTCCCCGATCGCTTCACTTCCCGGGGCTAGCCTGCAGACAGCCCTGGGAAGCGTGCTTTCCAGGCGAAAGGAGAAGCTTATGAACGCGAAGAAACTCCTCATCGGTGCAGCCTTGTTGAGCCTGGGTCTCTCGCTGGCCCAGACCCCCCAGCAGCCGGCCCAGCCCAACCGGCCCGCGCCGGGCCTCAGCCGCATGATGGACATGCGCGGGGGAAGCTTGCTGCGGACGGCAGCGCAGTTCCTGGGAGTGATGCCCCATGAGTTGGCTTTGCTGAGCAACGGGCAGAAGACCATCGCCGACGTAGCCCGCGATCTCGGAGCCGACGTGACCAGGCTCGAGGCCGCCCTGACCCAAGCCCGCAACCAGGCGATCGACCAGGCCGTGCAAAATCAGGTGCTCACCACCGAGCAGGCTGCGACCTATAAGAAGGCTACACCCGCCGTCGTCAAGGCCTTCCTGGCGCAGAAGCTCGACGCCAGCAGCTTCGGCTCCGGACGCGGAGGCTTTGGAGATTGGGGGCGGGGCTTTGGCCCTGGCGGGCGGCGCTAAGCCCGTGAGCTTGAGGACTCAGGGACAACCACCCGGTTGTCCCTGAGCTGTGGGGGCCTAGAATGGGTGCGGTGGCCGGTGGACTCATCCTGATCGTCGAGGACGAGGCCCGCATCGCCGAGGTGCTCGAGCGCTTCCTGCGAGCGGAGGGCTTTCGCACCGAACGGGCTGCCGACGGGCGGCGGGCGCTGGAGCTGTGGCGGGCGGCCCGGCCCGACCTGGTGCTCTTGGACCTGATGATTCCCCCGCCGGATGGCCTGGAGGTCCTGCGCACCATCCGCCGCGAGGCCCAGACCCCGGTGATCGTGCTCACCGCCCGCGTGGAGGAGATCGACCGGCTGCTGGGGTTGGAGCTGGGAGCCGACGACTACGTGACCAAGCCCTTTAGCGCACGCGAAGTGGTGGCCCGCGTCAAGGCCGTGTTGCGCCGGGTCAACGGGCGGCTGAGGGCCCCGCAGCGCTACCGGGTGGGGGAACTCGAGCTCGACCTCGAGGCTTTCCAGGTTCGCTGCCGGGGCCAGGCCCTCTCCCTCACCGCCACCCAGTTCCGGCTGCTGCACGCCTTCATGGCCCACCCCGGCAAGGCCTTCAGCCGCGGCGAGCTGCTCGACCTCTTCGGTGAGGAAGCCCCCGACGAGCGCACCATCGACGCCCACATCAAGAACCTGCGGGCCCGGCTGGGCGATTGCGGAAGCTTGCTCCAGACCGTGCGCGGGGTGGGCTACCGGCTGGCTGGGGAGCAGGCGTGAAGCTCACCACCCGCCTGATCCTCTCCTTTGCCCTGGTCGCGCTGTTTGCGGCGGGGCTGGGGGCTTTTCTGGCGATCCGGGCTGCCCAGACCGACGTGCGGCGCTTCTTCCGCGACCAGTTCGGCGAACAGCTCATGCCCCTTGCCCCCGCCGGGCCGGGGCGGCGTTTTGGCCCTCCGGGGCTGCGCGACCGTGAGCAACTGCTGGCCCGCTTGCGCAACTCACAGCTTCAGGCTGCGTTTTTCGCCGTGTTGGTGGGCCTGCTGGCCGGGGGCTACTTGGCCTATCGCTCGGTGACGCCTATCCGCCACCTCACCGACGTGACCCGCCGCTATGCCCGGGGAGAGCGCGGAGCGCGGGTCTTGGTGCGGGGCACCGACGAGATCGCCGAACTGGGAGCCTCCTTCAACCAACTCGCCGACCAACTCGCCGCCGAGGAAGCCCAGAAGCAGCGCATGGTGGCCGACATCGCCCACGAACTGCGCACCCCCCTCACCGTGCTGCGGGGCGAACTCGAGGCCCTCCAGGCGGGTCTGATGGAACCCAGCCCCACAAACCTGGGCCGCCTGATCGAGGAGGTGGACCTGCTGACCCGCCTGGTGCAGGACTTGCGCCTGCTGACCCAGGCCGACTCGGGGGGGTTGAACCTCAAACTGGGCGAACTCGAGCTCTCCAGCCTGGCTCGGGAAGTCCTGGCCGCCTTCCAGGCGCGGGCCGAGGCCAAGGGGGTGAGGCTGGAGTTCGGTGGGACCGAACTCTTCCTCACCGCCGACCGCGAGCGCTTGCTGCAGGTGCTCTACAACCTTCTCGACAACGCCCTGCGCCACACCCCCCAGGGGGGAGTGGTGCGGCTCGAGGTGCACTCCGAGGGCCCCTGGGGCCTGCTACGCGTGCGCGACAGCGGCCCCGGCATCCCCCCAGAGGACTTGCCCCACATCTTCGAGCGCTTTTACCGTGCCGACCGGTCTCGTACCCGTGAGACGGGGGGCTCAGGGCTGGGACTGGCCATCGCCAAGGCCCTGGTCGAGGCTCACGGCGGGCAGATCAGCGCCGGCAACGATCCTGCGGGTGGGGCGGTGTTCGAGGTGCGGCTGAAGGCTACTTGAGCCCCAGCTTTTTGCGCAGCTCGAGCACCTGGGCTGGGCTGAGCTTGGTGGCGCGTTTGGCCTTGACCTCTGCGGCGTTGAAGAGCTTGAAGTCTTTGGACAGGGCCTTGTCGTTGCCCCACTGGGTGGAGATGTGGTTGAGCACGCCCGCGACTTGCTCGTCGCTGAGCTGGGCGAAGGCGGGCATGGCCCCGTTGTACTTCTGCCCATTCACGCTGATCTCACCGGCGAGGCCGTAAAGCAGCACGTCGATCAGGTACTCGCGCCCACCCTTGGCCGCCAGGACTTGGGGAATGTGACCGGCCAGGGGAGGGAACACCCCGGGAATACCCGCCCCGTTGGCCTGATGGCAGCCCTGGCATTGCTGGTAGACGTTGCTGGTCTGTGGGCCAGGCTGCGCGCTCACCGCTACAGCGGCAATTCCTGCGGTCAAAAGGACGAAAAGGCCGCTTTTTTTCATGAGATCACCTCGAGCAGGCAGTCCTGCCTGCTCCTAAAGTCTATGCTAGAAATTAGGGAGGGATGTCACCGTGCCTTCCAAAAGCCCTCGTGAACCTGGACGGCCTCGAGCGCAGACTGCGACGGAGTGCTGCCCACGGGCGGCGAGGTGGGGCTAATGCTGGCACTGGGGGCAGAAGTGTGTACCCCGGCCCCCCACCACGGTCTTAGCGATCCGGCCCGTGCAACCGGGAGCCTTGCAGGGCAGGCCGGCGCGGTCGTAGGCGTTGTGCTCGAGCTGGAAGTAGCCGGGTTTGCCGTCGGGCTGCTGGTAGCTGGCATCGGAGAGGGTCGAGCCACCGGCGCTCACCGCCCGGCCCATCACCTCGCGGATGGCCTGGTACAGCCGCTCGACCTCCTCGAGCCGCAGGCTGCAAGCCGGGCGCTCAGGGTGGATGCGGCTCATCCACAGCGACTCGTCGGCGTAGATGTTACCTACCCCGGCCACCGCCTCCTGCCCCAGCAGCACCTCTTTCACGCGGCGCGGCGTGCGGGCTAGGGCCTGGCGAAAGGCTCCAAGCTCGAAGCTCTCGGAGAGCGGTTCAGGGCCCATGCGGCGCAGCAGGCCGATCTCGCGGTAGTCGCCGGCCTCGACCACCCACCACCTGCCGAAGCGGCGTGGGTCCACGTAGTAGATCACCGCGTCGCCCAGGTGGACGGTGAGCCGGGTGTGCGGGTGGGGCGTGAAGCGGAATCCCCCGGTCATCCCCAGGTGCACGATGGCCTCGAGCTCCCCCTCGAGCTCGAGCAGGATGTACTTCCCCCGCCGCCGGGTGCCCAGCACCGCCCGCCCCTCGGCCAGCTCGGTGCGCCGGTAACGCACAGGGTCGGCGTGCTCGAGGCGTAGCAGCGTGCGCCCCAGCAGGTAGGGCTCGAGGATGCGGCGGGTGGTCTCGACTTCGGGCAGTTCAGGCATAGTTGGCAGGCTCCAGCATGCGGAAAAGGTGGGGGAGAGACCGTGAGCTGTGGTGCTATGGTGGTGGTGCGCTGAACGTCGGGCGCGGGTCGTACGCAAAACGCAAGACGCCTTGTTCCCCCTTAGCAAGGGGGGATAAACCCTCCCCGCAGGCGAGGAGGGCTGGGGTGGGGGCTGCCACGAGCCTTTCGCGACCGATAACGGGTTGCTTCACTGCGCCATCCGCTGCCGCTTGGGGTTGGCCAGGGCGAGGCGGCTTTCGCGCAGGACGTATTGGGCGAGCACCTTGAGGGGGAGGTCGGGGAGCTCGAGGGCCTGGCAGACCGAGCGGTAGCGCTGGGGATCGGCGGCGCGGACCAGCGGGGCGACCTGGCGCCATACGGTGTAGACACGCTCCCGGTCGGTGAGGCTCTCGGGCTCGAGTTGCTCGAGGGGTCGGGGGGTGTACAGGCACAGGATGTGCGGGGGGCGACCGGAAGTCTTCACAGCCCGAGCATACGGCAGTGCCGGGGATAAACCGTAGGCCATGCTATCCACATGACCCGCGCGGCTCAGGAAGCCGAGGGGTGTCTAAGTTTTGTACCAAGCAAAAGCGGCAACTCGGCCTCGAGGCGGCGCTCCTCGAGGGCGAAGGCGGCCCGCATGGGGGCGGGGTCGGCGGTGTTTCCGGCCTTGAGCATGCGGTACTGGTCGAGGGTGATGGGCGTGAAGGGGAGGGCGTTGAGCAGCGGGACCGCCAGGTCCATGAGGGCTAGCGGTATGGGAAGGATCGGCTTGCGCGAGCCCAGGCTTTGCTTCATCAGCCGCAAGAGCTGGCGGAAGGTGTACTCCTGCGGGCCCACCAGGTCGTAGGTTTGAGCGACGGTGGCGGGCTTCTCGAGCGCCTGGGCGAAGGCCTCGGCCACGTCGCCCACCCAGACCGGGCGAAAGGGGAAGCGCCCGTCGCCGATCTGCGGGATGAAGGGGATCGGGGCGGTGACCAAGCCCTTGAGCACCCCGCCGAAGAATTCGTCGCCCTCGCCGAAGATCAGGCTGGGGCGGAAGATGGTCCACTCGAGCCCCGACCCCCGCACCCATTCCTCGGCCTCAGCCTTGGCCTCGTAGTAGCGACTGCCGGTGCCCCGCGCCGCACCCAAAGCCGACATGTGCAGCAGCCGCCCCACCCCGGCCCGCCGCATGGCGGCGATGGTATTCTTCACCCCCTCGACGATGGTGCCCTCGAAGCTCTGGCCCCCGCGCTCCCGGATCAGCGCCACGAGGTAGACCACCGCGTCCACCTCGCGCACGGCCGCCTCGAGCCCCTCCCCGGTCACCGCGTCGCCCCGCACGTGCTGCGCCCCCTGGCCCGCCCCCGCTACCCGCGGGGTGGGTCGGCCCCTGCGCGAGAGCGTGCGGACTGCGTGCCCCCGCGCCAGCAGTACGCGCGCCAGGTGGCTCCCCACGTACCCCGTTCCGCCGATGAGCAGGACCTTCAAGGCAGTCTCCCGCGGCGGGCCTTCCTGCTCACACCGCTTCCAGCAGTTGCGTCTCGGCCTCGGCCTCGAGGCTGTGCCAGTCCACGAGGTAGATCTTGCGGTAGCCGGTGTCGAGGATGCCCTCGTGGCGCAGGTCGGAGAGGAGCTTGCTCACCGACTCCCGGGTAGAGGCGGTGGCGTCGGCGATTTCCTCGTGGGAGGCCGTCACATAGACCCCGCGCTGGTCCTGACCGTGGGCGGCGGTGGAGGCGAGGTAGAGCAGGTAGCGGCAGATGCGGCTGCGGAGTTCCCCCCACTGCAGGTGGGTCTCGTAGGCTTGCACCTGGCCCATCTGGCTGGCCAGGCTGCCGGCGACTTGGCGCAGGTCCTCGGAGGAGAGGGTGCGGGGGTCGAGGGCGTGAACCGCGGCCTCGGTGAGGGCCTCGGCGGTGTAGCGGTGGTTGCGCTCAGATAGGCTCTCTTCCCCGAAGTAATCGCCCGGCAGTACGTGGCGCAGGGTGAGCTGGCGCCCGTCGGGCAGGATTTCGACGATGCGCACCAAGCCCCGCTCGAGCTGGTACAGCGCCTCGGCCCGGTCACCCGCGCGGTAGATCGCTTCCTTACGACGAACGCGTTTCATCAACCCACCTCCTCGAATGCAGCACCCCTAGCGCGAACACGACACCTCGACGCTCCTCGTGGCGTAGAAGCTGGAAGTCGTACAGGCGAACGAAAGGCTTGGCTCGAGCTTACCATAATCCCCCCTCCTTGAGCACCCGCGCCAGGCTGTCGGCCAGCTTGCGGGGGTCGTTGCCCAGATAGCGCGCGCCCAGACGCTCCACCAATCCCGGCAGCCCCTCGGCTGCCCGTCCGCCCACCACCACCACCGGGGCCAGGTCGGCGAGGGCGCCGTGGGGCAGGGACTCCAGCGAGACCGCCTGCGCTGCCGAGAGCACCACGGCTTGGGCCCCAATGCGCTGCGCGAAGCTGCGCAGGTCTTGCAGGGGGGTGTTGGGGCCTAGGTAGAACACCTGGTAGCCCGCCCGCCGCAAGAACAGCGCGCTGATCAGGCCGCCCAGCTCGTGCTGCTCGCCGGGCAGGGTCGAGACCACCACCACCGGGCCCAGCGAGCTGCCCATCAGGTTGAGCAATTCCTGCAGGCGGCCCCGCAGGTAGGTGCTCGCCAGGTGCTCTTGGGCGGTGGTGACGCGGCCCGAGTGCCAGCCGTCGCCGATGCGCCTGAGCGCCGGGGAGATCACCTCCATCACCACCTCCTCGAGCGGGTGCAGCCG
It contains:
- the xylB gene encoding xylulokinase: MKPVSIGIDLGTSGLKALALTPEGHSVAEASASYPLLTPRPGWTEQNPSDWLEAARRALGELAEKLEAAGHTPVALGLCGQMHGAVFLDAWGEVVRPAPLWNDQRTAEACAEIEAAIPRSELIRRTGNPAVTGFQLPKLLWLRRAEGENFARTRRVLLPKDYLAFALTGNATTEPSDASGTGGLNLAAQDWDSELLAALGLGTDLFPELIPSHGVVGGLRADWAWATGLPEGLPVVAGAGDNAAAAIGLGLSSARPGVGSVSLGTSGVIFLPLERPTPDPQGRIHLFCHADGGYHLLGVTLAAAGSLLWYRDRLTPGVAFDALMQEAAAVAPGSEGLLFMPYLAGERSPHLDPDLRGAWLGLSLAHTRGHLTRALLEGVAFSLKDVLEVMRPLATIRQLLAIGGGARSELWLSILSAVLGAPLARTPIEEGPARGAALLGLVGAGVYQSVAEMLEATAPEAQAIPAHSEPVYAAAYERFKAAFRAVGSLARGA
- the pgeF gene encoding peptidoglycan editing factor PgeF, yielding MLLSSPLLEVPHGFTTREGGVSQGPYASLNLSPSTGDHPEHVRENQRRVLERFGNPPVAALDQVHGNVVHAVEGPGVWQGDGLLTDTPGLLLRVGVADCYPVLLYDPVRQVVGALHAGWRGTIAGILPAALGLLRERYGSRAGDIRIALGPGAGPGFQVGPEVAEAFAQAGLETFRPDPSAPGRFCLDLASALRQQALGLGIRSEHFWAMGADTLHDPRFFSHRRERGITGRMWGLIQLPI
- a CDS encoding A24 family peptidase, which gives rise to MTSALLIVFAFVLGAVIGSFLNVVIYRLPARKSVVFPPSSCPSCGTRLGPAELVPILSWLLQRGRCRHCGARISARYPAVEALTGLLFAAAAWLRPGLPELVLIWAFIALLVVLSFIDIDTYTVPDGINFGGLFLGLLAAALLAFPQPFDQALDAALICAGIIALIGGYGSLIVRRLRDGKREYPVGLHTLHLAAMVGAWFGPAAGLVAGFLNWALNARTGRVWALPDGLTLGLAALGPIVAYLVPDWPFESLRGLLIAAGGLALSGGLYWAFQPEPEEDEGEVVVMGFGDVKLAGLLGAWVGVGPFLVGLMVAVVAGALVGLALRERKVPFVPYLALGGLVAFFFGQDLINWYLGYLGVGP
- a CDS encoding nitroreductase family protein; this translates as MDLYALFLRRASVRTFKPEPLREGDLDKLLLAAQRAPTDATAQMYSLLRVTDPALRSELARLSDNPHIQVAAEFFLVLADVHRLRRLVEHRGGAWGYWPRTAAHFAIVDAVLAGSALAMMAESLGYGICWIGGVLECIEQIGELCALPEGVFPVAGLCVGVPEEIPAPRPRLSRTLVVHENRYREPEPAELEQAYEDMRPITRSGDWYKVLGRYFTQGGIMEQREPAYQRFAARGGFDPDLPPGSEAPSLGGLIEQALERGWRAVLFREGVCWLEREVEASRGQGRPGAALSEALASAGKPFWPPLSKGT
- a CDS encoding GGDEF domain-containing protein, which gives rise to MNWLESPQQRAYRTYWLIAVVGMVPALFIHPFFGRWPDFLLDGAYLAATALGWWLARRLAPRPAITLHLVLGFLLVTWYIAQPESLPSRFDFREEAYVALVAPTLLGLSAVWGVWGFALALLMGFSRLQNSTLPEQLSAGYVLAFVALVGLVIHYGLRRLEEAHENLANAALQDPLTHLGNRRVLEADFVRLQALAKRAGVPLLLTLWDLDDLKGVNDGQGHVAGDAYIRDFAQALRLNVREGDGLYRLGGDEFCGLHLGLFEGSSVSLRVRAVFPNVSVGWSEALGTLEETLAQADRHLYAEKASKRPIKLPKLPS
- a CDS encoding response regulator transcription factor, which gives rise to MGAVAGGLILIVEDEARIAEVLERFLRAEGFRTERAADGRRALELWRAARPDLVLLDLMIPPPDGLEVLRTIRREAQTPVIVLTARVEEIDRLLGLELGADDYVTKPFSAREVVARVKAVLRRVNGRLRAPQRYRVGELELDLEAFQVRCRGQALSLTATQFRLLHAFMAHPGKAFSRGELLDLFGEEAPDERTIDAHIKNLRARLGDCGSLLQTVRGVGYRLAGEQA
- a CDS encoding sensor histidine kinase, whose protein sequence is MKLTTRLILSFALVALFAAGLGAFLAIRAAQTDVRRFFRDQFGEQLMPLAPAGPGRRFGPPGLRDREQLLARLRNSQLQAAFFAVLVGLLAGGYLAYRSVTPIRHLTDVTRRYARGERGARVLVRGTDEIAELGASFNQLADQLAAEEAQKQRMVADIAHELRTPLTVLRGELEALQAGLMEPSPTNLGRLIEEVDLLTRLVQDLRLLTQADSGGLNLKLGELELSSLAREVLAAFQARAEAKGVRLEFGGTELFLTADRERLLQVLYNLLDNALRHTPQGGVVRLEVHSEGPWGLLRVRDSGPGIPPEDLPHIFERFYRADRSRTRETGGSGLGLAIAKALVEAHGGQISAGNDPAGGAVFEVRLKAT
- a CDS encoding c-type cytochrome, which produces MKKSGLFVLLTAGIAAVAVSAQPGPQTSNVYQQCQGCHQANGAGIPGVFPPLAGHIPQVLAAKGGREYLIDVLLYGLAGEISVNGQKYNGAMPAFAQLSDEQVAGVLNHISTQWGNDKALSKDFKLFNAAEVKAKRATKLSPAQVLELRKKLGLK
- a CDS encoding DNA-formamidopyrimidine glycosylase, whose product is MPELPEVETTRRILEPYLLGRTLLRLEHADPVRYRRTELAEGRAVLGTRRRGKYILLELEGELEAIVHLGMTGGFRFTPHPHTRLTVHLGDAVIYYVDPRRFGRWWVVEAGDYREIGLLRRMGPEPLSESFELGAFRQALARTPRRVKEVLLGQEAVAGVGNIYADESLWMSRIHPERPACSLRLEEVERLYQAIREVMGRAVSAGGSTLSDASYQQPDGKPGYFQLEHNAYDRAGLPCKAPGCTGRIAKTVVGGRGTHFCPQCQH
- a CDS encoding complex I NDUFA9 subunit family protein, which codes for MKVLLIGGTGYVGSHLARVLLARGHAVRTLSRRGRPTPRVAGAGQGAQHVRGDAVTGEGLEAAVREVDAVVYLVALIRERGGQSFEGTIVEGVKNTIAAMRRAGVGRLLHMSALGAARGTGSRYYEAKAEAEEWVRGSGLEWTIFRPSLIFGEGDEFFGGVLKGLVTAPIPFIPQIGDGRFPFRPVWVGDVAEAFAQALEKPATVAQTYDLVGPQEYTFRQLLRLMKQSLGSRKPILPIPLALMDLAVPLLNALPFTPITLDQYRMLKAGNTADPAPMRAAFALEERRLEAELPLLLGTKLRHPSAS